A section of the Cuniculiplasma divulgatum genome encodes:
- a CDS encoding thermopsin, whose product MHFSIKTGTLFAMVAVFAMLASGGVALQHGGQIASSGVHAVNSTGNVSEISYNLSPEYNLTSLGEPRLNASGGWSSLRNVINSRLDSSSVPSYARYLPNFAVGPEIQNGNVLPSYTSAPAPMGLSSYGLMNQSGTLVPYTYSTSSFQGTINLSSVQEFYMGSDAPHSFSIQLNSVLNNVTLFGVTGYQYWTQNVVDYSSMTGQLTFVDNIWNFSSPSAVINGNEFHSYNGTVVPGVYYYDIGPTLHIKPPFTLSLYLNTTTLGNRNTVFFNYSISGRLENGTLISKSGSYDQVQFNSSSPGSGPIPSADFQVSGSHLTGTGFIPMDAEFIIGGPGGGSTADFYNISGSMSLDYRNSSGRYTPVGSAYNAGSETGETSSGIGMYYSNHTAYLSTGPSFVEGLWNISNNPGVVSIQGRVGPSNAFVMVSDSRVMNNATAQWAPAGTYGNFDYHISPGNYSMEFLLSYHNPSFVNDMTLLSGYTHNVGTISLGVNFSRGVYTPLYSFSNAQLRNLSNAGNGTASSPFQIPGPLELAANGIPAQAQLSSVFSRVNDYLYPVFYGIIQTNTTNYTLYNGFRTAQGNSPFEISLPLTDLASITQEFDVPTVNFLPEVFYAASNVTISNSTISGWFSTIVYNNYTLDNVPPVASLMLWNTTHSLIERNSVESQGSGILIYNQNSTISDNYVWNNTFSNYPYVYAGDYYGYAPIGLVVESSGNTIYNNEFTSTIPLVSISGRGANIYNGGNATYTDRFNITRESSSKLAHFNGVTLSGSILNTSYQGGNYFYNYFGNGTVPYNGSGVGFVFNGQGIFNGSMNDGYSYNPLTLPSYATNVTATGLPASTETYFDLNNAIYNISYGQHYTVYLPNGTYFLSGFALVSPQVEFLPSTYMGKLLLTVGSFQALGPVMNITLRYEEYVNLTVTERGLPAGTQWGFSVPAAGEGFELASDNISMFLPASQEYEIIPQSVSGYYSSPLDIGPLYSPGTATLTYSRLPASISGNFTVIFSESGLAGGTVWKIQIGQQTFSTTNSTMAIYGFENGNYSYSIVPVAGYRAVQSGYLYIDNGNGTVAVTFVKTSAGAGQAVYIALSLIGGAAIGSVAVYAVMRRRT is encoded by the coding sequence GTGTTCGCAATGCTGGCCTCTGGAGGTGTCGCATTACAGCATGGAGGGCAGATAGCATCATCGGGCGTACATGCCGTAAACAGTACCGGAAACGTATCTGAAATATCTTACAATCTTTCTCCTGAATACAATCTCACTTCTCTTGGAGAGCCGCGACTGAATGCATCCGGAGGATGGTCATCTCTTAGAAACGTAATAAACTCGAGACTTGACAGTTCTTCTGTTCCCTCGTATGCCAGATATCTTCCGAACTTTGCAGTGGGTCCTGAAATTCAAAATGGGAATGTACTGCCTTCATACACGTCAGCCCCGGCCCCAATGGGACTTTCCAGCTATGGCCTGATGAACCAGTCAGGAACCCTTGTCCCGTATACCTACAGCACGTCCAGCTTTCAGGGAACAATAAATCTTTCTTCTGTTCAGGAGTTCTATATGGGATCTGATGCACCACACAGCTTCTCCATACAGTTGAACTCTGTGCTCAACAACGTTACGCTGTTTGGAGTCACAGGGTACCAGTACTGGACCCAGAATGTTGTTGATTATTCATCCATGACGGGCCAGCTGACCTTTGTTGATAACATATGGAACTTCTCATCACCATCTGCAGTGATAAATGGCAATGAGTTCCACTCCTACAATGGCACAGTGGTTCCAGGCGTTTACTATTACGATATTGGACCAACACTGCATATCAAACCGCCATTCACTCTGAGCCTTTACCTCAATACCACCACACTTGGCAACAGGAACACTGTCTTCTTCAATTACTCAATTTCCGGCAGGCTTGAGAACGGGACATTGATCAGCAAAAGCGGGAGTTATGACCAGGTGCAGTTCAACTCCTCCTCTCCCGGTTCCGGACCCATTCCTTCAGCAGATTTTCAGGTGAGTGGAAGCCACCTTACAGGCACAGGATTCATACCAATGGATGCAGAGTTCATAATTGGCGGTCCGGGCGGCGGATCAACGGCAGACTTCTACAACATAAGCGGAAGCATGTCCCTGGATTATCGTAACAGTTCCGGGAGATACACCCCCGTGGGATCAGCATACAACGCAGGTTCCGAGACTGGTGAAACATCCTCAGGCATAGGCATGTACTATTCCAACCACACTGCATACCTGTCAACGGGACCGTCTTTTGTGGAAGGACTCTGGAACATTTCCAATAATCCAGGTGTGGTTTCTATCCAGGGCAGGGTTGGCCCTTCAAATGCCTTTGTTATGGTGAGTGATTCCAGAGTGATGAACAACGCCACTGCACAGTGGGCTCCAGCTGGCACATACGGCAATTTCGATTACCATATCTCTCCGGGAAATTATTCCATGGAATTCCTCCTGAGCTACCATAATCCATCTTTCGTGAATGACATGACACTTTTGTCCGGATATACGCATAACGTTGGAACCATCTCACTGGGAGTCAATTTCTCAAGAGGGGTATACACACCGCTGTATTCATTCAGCAATGCACAGTTAAGAAACCTCAGTAATGCTGGCAATGGCACTGCTTCGAGCCCATTCCAGATACCTGGGCCACTGGAACTTGCAGCAAATGGCATCCCAGCTCAGGCACAGCTCAGTTCTGTCTTCAGCAGGGTGAATGATTATCTATACCCGGTCTTCTATGGCATCATCCAAACCAACACGACAAATTATACCCTCTACAACGGATTCCGCACTGCCCAGGGAAATTCGCCATTTGAGATTTCACTACCACTCACTGACCTTGCTTCCATTACACAGGAATTTGATGTGCCCACGGTGAATTTCCTCCCTGAGGTGTTCTATGCAGCATCAAATGTAACAATTTCAAATTCAACTATCTCGGGATGGTTCAGCACCATAGTGTATAACAACTACACACTGGACAATGTACCGCCTGTCGCTTCCCTTATGCTGTGGAACACCACTCACTCCTTAATTGAAAGGAACAGTGTGGAAAGCCAGGGATCAGGTATCCTCATTTATAACCAGAACTCCACCATATCTGATAACTATGTGTGGAATAACACATTCTCAAACTACCCCTATGTCTATGCGGGTGACTATTACGGATACGCTCCCATAGGTTTGGTGGTTGAAAGCTCCGGGAACACAATTTACAACAATGAGTTCACGTCCACAATTCCACTTGTGAGCATAAGCGGAAGGGGAGCCAATATTTACAATGGCGGGAATGCCACTTACACCGACAGATTCAACATTACAAGGGAAAGTTCCAGCAAACTTGCACACTTCAACGGCGTGACCCTCTCCGGAAGCATCCTTAACACATCATACCAGGGTGGAAATTACTTCTACAACTACTTTGGAAATGGAACTGTGCCGTACAACGGGTCCGGGGTCGGCTTTGTTTTCAACGGCCAGGGGATTTTCAATGGAAGCATGAATGATGGCTACAGTTATAACCCTCTGACCCTGCCTTCCTATGCCACCAACGTTACAGCCACCGGGCTTCCAGCCAGCACTGAGACATATTTTGACCTAAACAATGCCATCTACAACATAAGTTATGGACAGCATTATACAGTGTACCTGCCCAATGGAACCTATTTTCTTTCAGGATTTGCCCTTGTTAGCCCTCAGGTAGAATTTTTGCCGTCAACCTACATGGGGAAGCTTCTTCTCACCGTCGGTTCCTTCCAGGCTCTTGGACCTGTGATGAACATCACTCTCAGGTATGAAGAGTACGTGAATCTGACTGTTACGGAGCGGGGTCTCCCGGCCGGCACTCAGTGGGGCTTTTCCGTTCCAGCCGCAGGTGAAGGGTTTGAGCTGGCCTCGGACAACATTTCCATGTTCCTCCCTGCGAGTCAGGAGTATGAGATCATTCCCCAGTCAGTTTCAGGATATTATTCTTCACCGCTCGATATTGGTCCGCTTTACAGCCCGGGAACCGCTACCCTCACATACAGCAGACTTCCAGCCAGCATATCAGGCAATTTCACCGTAATCTTTTCAGAGAGCGGACTGGCGGGCGGGACAGTGTGGAAAATCCAGATAGGCCAGCAGACCTTTTCAACAACAAACAGCACAATGGCAATATATGGCTTTGAGAACGGCAATTATTCCTATTCAATAGTTCCTGTTGCCGGATACCGGGCAGTACAGTCTGGATACCTGTACATAGATAACGGCAATGGCACTGTGGCAGTTACATTTGTGAAAACATCGGCTGGAGCTGGCCAGGCTGTTTATATTGCCCTGTCACTGATTGGGGGGGCCGCCATTGGATCCGTGGCTGTTTATGCAGTGATGCGCCGCAGAACCTGA
- a CDS encoding ABC transporter permease: MNRNVGSQIYASILVNSIYAMVNYPVTLINTLLAPLSILAVVTFASHGTLLPVAAEGALIMNMVSSGTSMQGDLSHLKNDMRLQDMVVSSPTGPGIYIMGMALSEIVYSIPTLAILVVFNILFVHLTALGSLILFLDMATIFTFSVSLGFLLSTLSSDIVQSWAFSGILSPILTTIPPVYYPISYIPLPFRYLAYISPTTYSAQIAQNAAHFISISPEVQGVYWAVLISLTMALSYMALKRSRWRDV; this comes from the coding sequence GTGAATAGGAATGTGGGGAGCCAGATATATGCATCAATCCTTGTAAATTCAATTTATGCCATGGTAAATTATCCTGTGACCCTGATAAACACCCTTCTGGCCCCCCTGTCAATACTGGCTGTGGTGACCTTTGCAAGCCATGGGACGCTCCTTCCGGTGGCTGCAGAGGGGGCGCTTATCATGAATATGGTATCAAGCGGGACTTCCATGCAGGGTGACCTGTCTCATCTGAAGAATGACATGAGGCTTCAGGACATGGTTGTGAGTTCGCCCACAGGACCCGGCATATACATAATGGGAATGGCCCTCTCTGAAATAGTATATTCCATACCCACACTGGCAATTCTTGTGGTGTTCAACATACTTTTCGTCCATCTCACAGCACTCGGGTCATTGATTCTTTTCCTGGATATGGCCACAATATTCACCTTCTCCGTATCGCTTGGATTCCTTCTCTCCACGCTGTCATCAGATATTGTGCAGAGCTGGGCGTTTTCAGGCATACTCTCGCCAATACTTACCACGATTCCTCCGGTATACTACCCAATATCCTATATTCCACTACCCTTCAGGTACCTTGCCTACATATCGCCCACAACTTATTCAGCGCAGATTGCCCAGAATGCGGCTCACTTCATTTCCATCTCACCTGAGGTTCAGGGAGTTTACTGGGCGGTTCTTATTTCCCTCACTATGGCACTGAGCTACATGGCATTGAAAAGATCAAGGTGGAGGGATGTTTGA
- a CDS encoding DUF1018 domain-containing protein: protein MPSSSPTRNQLNFISRLIGENPDRKKAMEKFLSESGKKSTEELSVPEASKLIDELRKIVPKGEEGKATGKPLATGKQIAFLTNLQNSEQRIAAAREFLKAHGKDSLNLLNMDEASELIEKLKSMAVEKGADNSGIPVSQKQIKYIESLQKSEDKKEIARLFMVKLKKKTLDELNRKEASQLIDLLK, encoded by the coding sequence ATGCCATCCAGCTCACCTACCAGGAATCAGTTAAATTTCATAAGCAGGCTCATAGGAGAGAATCCTGACCGTAAAAAAGCCATGGAAAAATTCCTTTCCGAATCAGGAAAAAAGTCAACGGAAGAACTCAGTGTTCCCGAAGCCTCGAAGCTTATAGATGAGTTGCGAAAGATAGTTCCAAAGGGGGAAGAGGGCAAGGCAACGGGAAAACCCCTTGCAACCGGAAAGCAGATTGCCTTTCTCACGAACCTGCAGAACTCCGAACAGAGAATAGCCGCTGCCAGGGAATTCCTGAAGGCACATGGAAAAGATTCCCTGAATCTTCTGAACATGGATGAGGCATCAGAACTCATAGAAAAGCTCAAATCCATGGCGGTTGAAAAAGGTGCAGACAACTCAGGAATCCCAGTGAGCCAGAAGCAGATAAAGTACATAGAGAGTCTCCAGAAGTCAGAGGACAAGAAGGAGATTGCACGGTTATTCATGGTAAAACTGAAGAAGAAAACTTTGGATGAGCTGAACCGGAAAGAAGCCAGCCAGCTCATCGACCTGTTGAAGTGA